TTAGGACAGAGAGCTGTTTTGCAATCATGGAGCATATTTACAATAAATATTCCCTTTTAGCAAGAACAACCTAGAATCTATAAACTGGAGCTTATGTTCTTCAGAGATTTCCTTCCAACGAGTAAATTACTGACGATAGCAGGAAACAAAACGTCACGGAGCTTAAGAACCTTCATGAGACACTGAACGAAATCTCAGCATTAAGCTAGTTATCATAAACGAATCGTGAAGCGTCTAAAAACTGAATACGAGCTTGTTCGGTCTTATGTCAACCTTTGCGAGCAAGGGATCACTTCATAAGGCCGGAGGACAGAAATCTGGGCAGATCCTTTTCGACAACGAGTGCAGAGAAAAAATTAAACGACATGCACTCAAGGAATTTCAATGTTTTCTTTCCTACAGAGCTTTCGAAACTATCACTCCTTTTCTATTCAATGCCTTCCTTACCCGCTATGTACCACCATCCGTCATATGGGAAATAGTTATACAGGTTATTCAGGCTAATAGAAAGAGCGGTCACGCCTATAAGGAATTCGCTTGACATCTCGCGCCCTTTAAAAATAAACGGATCATCCAAACTAGAAACAGGCCATCATTCAAGGACTTCAAGTGCTTTTCCTGAGCTTCAAGGTCTATCTTAAGCGAGCTCAAAGTGCACTGCCTTTGTTGCAGCTGTAAGGTCTTCCTTCAGGGAGTTCAAGTGGTTTTCCGGTCCTGCAGCTGTAAGGTCTTCATTCAGGGAGTTCAAGTGGTTTTCCGGTCCTGCAGCTGTAAGGGATTCATTATTAGAGTTCATGTGCATTAGCCTGTGTTGCAGCTGTAAGGTATTCATTCTCGTACTTAAACTACTTTGTGCTGCAGCTGTAATGTCTGCTTTCTGGGAGTTCATGTGCATTGCCTGTGTTGTAGCTGTTAGGTCTTGATTCAGAGACTTCAAGTGCTGCTGTTGTCCTGCAGCTGTAAGGTCTTCATTAATTGAGTTCATGTGCCTTACCTTAGTTCCAGCCGTTAAGTATTCATTCATGAACTACAAGTGACTTGACCATGCTGCAGCTATAACAGATTATTTACTTTTTGTCGCGTGGCACTTTGCCCAGAATTCACCGTAGTACGCAGTTACTCAGTGTGGGCCACTTATACCACCACAATACTTGGCAATCGTCCTTCGCTTAGGCTCCATAGACCACTTGATTTTTGCAAGGTTTGTTAGCTAATAACCCTGCCCATTCTCTGCGCTCTAGCTCTCATGCGCTAGGGTCCCCTCTGCCACTACGGGATCGCCAGTTATTTGTTAAGTTCACTCTACATAAGCTGATGTTTTTGCTTACGTTAAATTAAATTTTAATGCCATAAGCTTGCACATATGCTCGCCCGTACAGTCATCTACAAACATGTCTCGAGCATAGGAAGAAAGCACAAAGGATTACACTTGCGTCGTGTAGAAGTGATCCGGGGCTTGAAAGAAGACCGTGTCATGCAGGCACGTCCCATTTTATCGTGTTTATCTCCTCATGCCTCTATTTGCAAAATCGGGTCTGCAGATCAGTGGCGATTGTCGCTAATAAACAATAGAGCGCGCTGTCCCAGCCATTGTTACAAGTGTGGGGAAAACTCCCCACGGTAAAAGCCATTTATTTGTCGTTCTCTGAAGGCTTCATCAAAATTAGTATATTTTCGCCGCGTTCACCCAAAATTAATTTTAGTTTTCGTTTCCTCCCGCTCTCTGACTGACAGGTGAAAAGGGGCACGGTGTATCCGCTattatattgttacaggttctatttacaaataatatttacaaggcaggtcgagaggagcctggtgcgccggcggcaggatacttgactttctcttctacttccagccgccgcacgtcttctttattcctcagagcccatgcgcagcacgtgacatttccccgttcgcagacgaagccctctgggccagccaatcaatcggggtcccgagagtggaatggcttcagccgtgcgacatgcacgacctgggttgtccttgagcggcatccttgcgttgattggggagagatgacatagttgaggtcattgaggcgagcaacaacgatgaacgggcctgtgtagtgggatagcagcttttctgattagccacgcttgcgtaggggcgtccacaaccatacaacgtcaccgggcaggtaggagacatccttgcgccggcggtcataacgctgcttagagcgatgctgtgatgccaaggtgcgtatccgggcaatccgacgggcttcttcagcgcgacatagagtgttggcaatagaaggctcggtgtcgagagagaaaggtaagatgctgtcgagggagcttcgaggcggacgggcataaagaaggaagaatgggctgtaaccagttatttcatgcctcgacgtgttataggcgtatgtaatgaagggaagcacgtcgtcccagttcttatggcgggaatcgacatacatggccagcatggtcgtgagtgtccgattggtacgttcaaccagtccattagtctgggggtggtacgccgtcgagtggcgaaaatggcatgaactaagacgcagaagctcttccacaacgtctgccgtaaactggcgaccgcggtcactgataacaactcgaggaggttcatgccggaggatgacagcacgaagaaggaagagcgagacctcagcagcggtggcgcaaggtagggcggcggtctcacagtaacgggtgtggtgatcaacgcacactataatccagcggttaccgttggacgagcggggaaacggaccgagcagatcgagtccaacttgttcatatggcgtgcttggaggtggcaaaggatgcaggcgtccaggcggagaagtcgtgggaagcttgaaccgctgacactgcacgcaggtggccacgtagcgctgaaccatgtgacgcatttttggccagtaaaaacgttctttgatgcggttaagggtcctggcaaaccccaagtgcccagccgtgacgtcatcgtgcattgcctgcagaacagaggagtacagagtagccggaacgacgaggagaaagcgcgcacctccaggcgagtaattcgttctgtagagtaaaccgtcgcgaacgcagaaagggcttgctgatgtcgggtcacgggcttcggcaaaaagcggcgccaagtgctgatccttgcgttgttccatctggaaagtgccaagatctggaaactcttgggaaacggcagcgagatagtcatcgaagttttcatcatcggaagtagtaaccgggagcggcagccgcgagaggcaatctgcgtcggcatgttggcggccacttttgtaagacactttgaagttaaactcttggaggcgtaacgcccagcgggccaaccgaccgcaggggtcgcgtagattgaccagccagcacagagagtgatggtctgtgacgactgtaaaagcacttccataaaggtacgaacgaaaccgttgtacgccgaaaacaacggcgagacactcttgctctgttaaagtgtaattgcgttccgacttgctgagggtgcgacttgcataagcgacaacgtgttgattgccctcatggcgttggataagcacagcacccacgccgatgccgctggcgtcagtgtggagttcagtcggtgctgtcgggcagaaatgacgcaatattggccgcgaggtgaggagaaacttgagctgccgaaacgcggagtcgcattcgggagtccagtggaaaggggtgtctttctgcaggagacttgtaagcgggtaggctaaatcagaaaacttgggaacgaaacgccgaaaataggagcaaagtcctaggaaactcctgagctctttcactgatttgggttctttgacactgcttacagcttcaaccttctgcgggtcgggtctgaggccatccttgtcatcgagatgaccaagcacagtaatttggcgttcaccgaagcgacacttcttcgagttcagcacgaggcccgctctctctatgcagtctaggacaatggctaagcggctgttatgttcggcgaaggtcctaccaaaaataacaacatcgtccagataacacatgcaaacttgccacttcaggccacgtaaaagcgtatccataaatcgttcaaaagtggcaggagcgttgcaaaggccgaaaggcataacaataaattcatacaacccgtcaggtgtcacgaatgctgtcttctctttgtcttgcgggtgcatcgggatctgccagtacccggaccgtagatccaccgaggaaaagtaggaggctgagtggaggcagtcaatggcatcatcaacgcgcgaaagcgggtaaacatccttctttgtgacagtgttaagccggcggtagtgacacaaaatcgccaagtgccatctttctttttgacaaggatcactggagcagcccacgggcttgaagattcctgaatgatgccgcggtgcaacatgtcacggactagttcatcgattatctgacgttcggaaggcgagacgcggtatggcttctggcgaatcggctgtgcagatccagtattgaccatgtgatgggtacgggaagctggaatcggcggtggttggtcgcgagcaaagtcaaacacgtccgcatgcttcataagaacggccactagtacctggcggtcgctagtgggtagggatttgttgaccatggctaggaattgagagtcgctcagatcgcggcgtctagttggacgagacacgttgtcagtgatcacggcaactggtacagaaaaacgttcttcaaagccagcaagttttaaaccacatggcaatactgcaggttcgttggaatgattgacagtccaaagagtggcatggcccttggtcacacggacgacgctgcggggtactagcacacttttctttgcacagttaagggaacaaggttccaccacagcatcgaaggcatcagaaatcgggctcgaggacacaacgggaacgaatatggcagacattgctggaacgacggtatcttcagagacagaaaacacttgggcaaccactggcgagtcttctatgagagctgaccgaaggccaggacttaacaatatgccaccactgcggaagtcgagagtagcgccgcactggtgcaaaaagtcaataccgaggatgatgtcatgcgtagaacgagggagcaccgtgaattcagttcggaacatgtggccagcgatcactacattcacaaaacaaataccaatcggaaccaatgattctccccctacaccccggaatataacagcacgatcccaagcgaacattattttacgacccagacggttcttgaaaattgaactcattactgacaccgtggcaccagtgtccactaaggccatgacgcaaataccgtccactaaaacttcaaggcggttccttaacataacaatgggcagaggaattggcactatcgatgatccggcgaccgcacctccatcggccgcacacgctagtttcccggggacggtggggaacgacgttggggggaaggcgagcggcgagagcggtgcggaggtggagtcagacttcggtcagaggcaggggagtcattccgtggtggcgcgtaactggatgggcgctgagacgatgtgaagacacggtcatgaacaggcgcattgaaactcaggcgagggttcgaccattggcgctgggagcgggaaaactggccccggcgacggcagaatctagagatgtgaccgatcataccacagcggtaacaaagtggtgggtcgggggggcactcgggataacactccttgtagccagtgtcgaaacgaccatcgtactccggctgccgcaggtggcgttgcggatgagctggcgccctggggccggggcggtaGGCGGtaggagcggtaggcgggagccgcctgcagagaacagctcccatacgggacctcactgcggcgcgcaagatcttgatgccgggagagttcgtcacgcacgatttgacgaatgacgtcagggcgagtcgccgcattcacaggctcgtggaaatccacgctggcgacggtggtgacgttaggcaggcgaccgaacttgggagtaattcgacgcagttttagagcttcaaaggtgcggcagtgcttgatgatatccgtgggcgagtctaaattttctttactaataagaaagctgtagacgtcttctgcgatgcccttgaggagatgaccaacgcgatcttcgtcggacatactgggattaacgacgttgcacagcttcaagacctcttctatgtaagtcgtgcaggtctctccaggcacttgcgctctctgaagcaaagactgctcagcgcattttcgtttggcaacagtatcttCGAaacagctgcggagctcttccatgaagcggtcccaactcgttattgatgcctcatggttttcgaaccaagttagcgcggtgccatcgagaaagaagacgacattggccagctgaagagtggcatcccaggcGTTGTATTTGCTCccccgcttgtaattggtgagccaatcatccacgtcttcgccagccttcccggaaaacgtccgcggctcacggtagtggtgccaagcgggcgttgcggcgccggtcggtcgtgcgtcggcttccttgggcatttgcacgggcaacggtggcaatccggcgattcttcggctgcagcggttgcgagagggatccgtggtgatcgactcagcacctccaccacactgttacaggttctatttacaaataatatttacaaggcaggtcgagaggagcctggtgcgccggcggcaggatccttgacttcctcttctacttccagccgccgcacgtcttctttattcctcagagcccatgcgcagcacgtgacaatattaatTCTATGGTCGTACAAGCAACTCGTATCACTGTAGTACAGAGGGAAGGAATTTATCTGCAATATTCAATTCAGTTCAATGCAATTCCATTTATTTtacagaaaattctggcggctgcctggactaaaagctgtaggtatatagcttgacgaggcccaggcagccgttacaaggcatagaagcagactttgttgagaacatttacatacacacacaaaaaaacgaacacatagtcaggttacagttttcacaaataacaggacagccagaaagcacaaaatcatcaataaattacaatagggaaatacagaaaacatatttacataagatacaaggaagcagctgtacttgggcgcgaattatacgtcaggaattatttttgaagaaataattcacgcaatgcttgcttagtagggttatttatgtctttatatctatttaaaattactggaagattgtgctgtagtgcttggaacttatagtcagtgcgaaaatggggaactaaccaagtgtctgtattgcgagtattaactgtgtgatcgttctgtttaagtagcgcagtgccttctatcatagacctaaaggatgacgacagatgaaatgaaagcaatattcggaattcatacatactttgaatttttaacacactgaatgtttcaaacGCTTGCtgtgtgtggcttaggtaatcaagattggcaatgtgacgtatagctttcttttgccgaaggtaaattttttctaggttggtcttagttgttgtcaaccagacaaaatgagcaatagcttatttgcgagacaaataatgcattatatatttgtagctttattttaccaggaaggaacgcgcgtcaacgagcaattgcacctgttaccaacgagaggttttttattatcttatcaacatgcgaatcccatgtaaggtgtgaagaaaatgttacaccTAGTATGGTGTGTTAGTGAACAACttcaatttcttcaccaccacaaatgatctttttttctagacgaaaatttttgtttcttgcacaaaacGAATTTACTTGAAACCATTTGTCGCATACTACGTTTCTTTGGCCGCATAGAGGGGGGTACAGACCATTGCTTTTCAACACAACGCTCGTGTCCCTTTGAGTGTGTCCAAACTATGTTGCAATTTGTTCGGTGCGACCGAGGTACAAACAAATTGAGCAGTGATTCACTCTCCCCTTCCAAAAAGGTTCAATAATGGTACTTTATTTAAACAAggaatattttcttttcttctctaacttgatttcttttaaaaaattgtttttcaggATATAACGCAATCCGAGTTATTTCTTCTAGCCATTTCTTCTTGCATACGCCGCATTGTTTGTTCGTGCGCTGCCGCGCTTTGTGCCATGGAGCTATTCATCGCCTGGAGCGTTTGGGCTTGCCTAGTGTCCTGCGCcgccatcgcagcctgcatctTTTGGATGGTATCTGCATGCATTTTGTTTGTATTGGCCATCTGTTCGCCCATTTGCTTCATGTGGTCGCGGTGCCACTGTGCTTGCTCGGTCATATGCTCGTTCATCGTCGTTAGCGTTTTGTCGAATGTGTTCGTTGTCATCTGCATCTGTTCTTTCATGGCGTCCAGAGTACCCTTTTGCAAAGTGGCTAGTGTCGTGACGAGTTCTCTGGTCTTGTCACCCTCGTATTTCATCAGCTCGGCGGTTCTTTGAGAGTCCATCTGATGCATGGCAAGCATCATCTGCATCCTGAAAGACCAACGCAGCGCATGAAAGGACAGTGCAGTGAGATAAATTTTCTGTAACAAGCAGGCTGTAACAAGAGATTATGTACCGGTGCTATTAGTCAAATGAAAAAAAGATGCCATTTTCAAGCATAATAAACTTTTGACAAAATAGGGTCCAAGTCTTCGAAGCAAGTGCATTCATattaaaccaaaaaccaaacgCAAATGTGTTGGAGGAAACTGCTGCAAAAATTGCAATCTGACTGATCTGCCGCAGAAGCACCTGCAGTTTCCGAAGGCTACTGTGTGCTTGCTCCTCGCTCCACTTGTTCGTCTTGCTCAGCAAGCTAAAACGCACAAACTCTCCTCTTACCTCTGTGGGATGCTCGCCCTATGGCGTCATGTATATTGAGAATGCTTTAAATGATTGCTGCTTTTAGTTTCACTAAGGTGAGCTTCAACGTGTACTGTCATTAAGATAAACTGTGCAGCGTGTACAAACTATGGGCAAAATAATTTCTACAAAAACCTAGGCCAAGTCTGAGACACTGAAGCTCCATGTTATAATGTTTCACTCCAATACATTTACGAATTAGTGTGTGTCATCAATATCTAACGCTGTTTGCCCGCAACCACCAAAAATGTACAGTGACTTGAAGCCACCTTGGAGTTGGACGTGCGGAACACAGCATAATGCATGGCCAGATAGACAGACTGTTTGACTACACAATTTTTATAAGTTGGCTTTTCGAGTTAGGGGAGCACTTTTTTCCCATTGCTTTTTCAGCGCTGCAGCACATCAGAATTACAACTAAGACGtggtaactagcaggctggtttacTAGTAGTGGATAATTAACTACCTGGTCCGAATGCTGCCACGGCCTTTTATTACGGGAACCACATCAGGACTAGCCACACTGAAAAAATTATGTGGACGCAAAAGTCACGTTAACAATGGACAGCGTTCCTGCTACTTATTTTTCTGTCTTTGTCAATTCTTTCCCACACACACGTTTGTCGCTGTCAGCGTATCCTTATTCGCGCACACATAATTATACGCCGAGTGAGTGCGCCCTTAAACTTTTTCACCTGCTCGTCCCTCCCTTTCCCAGTTGCGCACTCCTtccttgcttttttgttttgaattttcgtGCCACTGTCGCGCGTCCTTCTTACGTCTTCAGCCTTTCGACCAATTAGATACTTTTGTCATTAACGCGGGAGGAGAAATTGCTTGATGCGAAGTGTCACAGTGGTCAGGTCGAAATTGAAATGTATTTTGCCTGCTGTACCATAACAGCTCCCTGCCACGGAGGCCCCGTTGCTCACAACCCTGTGGGAGGTTGCTTCTTGGCGCGGTGGGCAGGCTGCCAGGACGCCAAGAGGAGACGTTACTTTTCGACACCATCGTCTTGCCGAGCGCTCAGCTAATTTTGTGAGTAACGCGGGGCGCGAAATCACGGTGTGAATGCGAATGGTGTCGGATTAAAAGCGAGAATTTTATCATTCCAGCGGTCTGTACATCCAGGCATGTTGGGAAAGCCGAAACGCCAGAACTAGTGCGCCCATTATAACCTGGCGATGTGAATTTTAGCTGCTGACATAAAGAAGGCTTAACGTAGAGCAAAATGATAAAAACTAACTGAAAAGCACGTCAGCTAAATCATCCAGACTGAAACAGCCAGCACTGTGCTTTAGAAATATCACGTATCTGTCGTTTTGGCCAGTTTTTTTATAAAGGCTATGCTACATGCTCTCCATCTCTGTacgattttttttatggctgtcACGTGTACTTTTTAGCCTAGTTTTTTTCTATTTCCTTCATGTACGGTCAAAGTTTTTACAGCTCCTCCTAGTTCCGTACAATAATTTTGCCTTTGGCGCCTAGCATTTTGTTCAAATGAAATAGATTGTGTAGTGCCCTTTTGATGACATTGGCCCTGCATGCTTTTGTAAAATGGGGTTTTCACTCGTCGTGTACTTACATGTCGGCCGCAGTGATATTTCCCGCAGTGGCGACACTTTGAGCGGCAGCTTCTGTTGTGCACGCGACTGTGCCACTGTAGAGAAAGCAATTAAATGTCACAGGTTAGCTTCGCTAGTGAATAAGCAAGTTTTGTTCTTAGAAGGAATGAGTACTATGAAGTCACGTTTGGTGACAGAAATGCTGCTTTATTTGTCTTTCTTGATCCGGCTCTCTGTTGACCAGGCTTTCAAGCTTTACGGCTGAACTACGTCTCCGCATCGCCAACAGCAATAACTCGGTGTCGTCGTTTTGCGGCACATTGGCGACTTTCCTTTCTTGTAAGTCCCTGGCTACTTCAATCGTTCTTGGGACGCCTTCCTCACGATACGTGGGCGCTAAGAACGTCCCATTATATCTGCTGGTCATAATACGTCACTAGTCGTCGTGGCGCTGCTACAAACTCAAGCTCAAGCGTGTTTACCGGACCGCATTAGTCCTGGATAGTGTGGTATGTGGGCATTTACTTCCCGTGCGCTACACAAGGAGTACGTGGCACGCCGCAGTGGATGGCACCGAGAGGGACAACGCTGTTTTTAAACGGAAATTTTTCAGCCTCTCGTGTTCAACCAGATCATGCTGCTTCAAGCAACGAAATTAGGGGTTTCCAGCAATGGTGGAAGGAAAAGCTGGCAGAAAAAAGCAAACATACAGCAAAAATAAATTATAATGGAACGTTGCCCTGCAATACAGAAAGGCCCATTTAAAGCTGAAATACAATAGAAGCGGGTTACAGGTTTTATCAAGTGGTAACTAATTtgaggttttatttatttatttagtaatactaCGAGCCTTGGCATGTCCACAGACGAAGTGGATTTACAGGGGCATTCAATATGTATGCCACTTTGTACAGGGTATTAACACATCAGTGTTTACGTAAGTAAACGCATAATACCGCTCAGGTTTTAAAAGACCTAACACAAACTTCCTCCTTGCGACAGAACTGAAAAAAATCCTATTTCAGTGAAAAAGCTAGACACAAAATTGCTATCAACAACATCGCGTGGCAAGAAATTTGAAATCACGATGAACGATGGTAAATGAACAACTTGCGATCTATCTCTCGAGGAGAGAAGGTTCCGAAAGGAATTTATCTAATGCAGGAGGGCCTTGTACTATCTTGGACGACCATAGGCACTGCTAGATATCCATCTTATTTTGTATAGCTTTCGGCCAGGTTATCAACGCGTTTAGCGGGGTGCTCGTCTGCTTTAGCGACGCGTTTGTCTATTTTCTCGAGTTCGCACTCGATGGATTAGCGTCGCCGAAAGGGATAAGCCGTGCGCATTCGTCCAGAATTGTGTAACACATGCGTcgtctcaaattttgaaagcgctaATCATTCATTCAGTGTCAGGCCACACGAGCCGCTACGGCACTATTGCAACCGAACACCTCAACGCACGGCATGATCAAGGCAGGCTTAAAGGACGATAGATGACCACAATAATAATTTCTGCTGTCCCCGTCTACCTAGGCGTTGCACCCATCCCCACATGGTCATTTCTGCTATAGCTAGCCGCTCCCGAGTGCAGTACGGATAACaaattttgtttgcatgttttcttctttctaatcgcGCGTAAGACCTTTGTATAGTAGATCATCACACGACATTCGCCagcgactgctaaataatttatagttgTATTtattctgtcatgctgtttccgttCAGTTTGAACAGGTGAGCGATACTTATAACAACAGAATTCCGCGCATATATCATGAGGCTAAATAACTGCCATATAATTGCTACTGCATCGTTTGAATTCACTTGAACGCTAAAGCAACCCTGCTTCCAGAGCCGGAATCACAACTAACGAAGAAGCAGATTCccttggagttttttttttcatgcttgacATGGCCTGTAGTGAGTTTCGAAGCCATAGATATCACTCGGATGATGGAAGCGAAACTAAAACAAGACCGAGAAGGCCGTGGGGCGAaatatcaccatcagcctgacagCGCCCACATTGGGCCGATGGCCT
This region of Amblyomma americanum isolate KBUSLIRL-KWMA chromosome 5, ASM5285725v1, whole genome shotgun sequence genomic DNA includes:
- the LOC144132383 gene encoding uncharacterized protein LOC144132383 isoform X2; amino-acid sequence: MDAFAHVLEAVFPDWSEDQRTQVLAYLDLKGVRSVTDVEKINEEELADIIGDQVARTFLECMKMAAGAEATNNEAPPTPVARGPVASKPAAPIQSLATLGNGATMANLGTVACTTEAAAQSVATAGNITAADMMQMMLAMHQMDSQRTAELMKYEGDKTRELVTTLATLQKGTLDAMKEQMQMTTNTFDKTLTTMNEHMTEQAQWHRDHMKQMGEQMANTNKMHADTIQKMQAAMAAQDTRQAQTLQAMNSSMAQSAAAHEQTMRRMQEEMARRNNSDCVIS
- the LOC144132383 gene encoding uncharacterized protein LOC144132383 isoform X1; its protein translation is MDAFAHVLEAVFPDWSEDQRTQVLAYLDLKGVRSVTDVEKINEEELADIIGDQVARTFLECMKMAAGAEATNNEAPPTPVARTSTGSLPADVQKLMSASHSLVQKRGPVASKPAAPIQSLATLGNGATMANLGTVACTTEAAAQSVATAGNITAADMMQMMLAMHQMDSQRTAELMKYEGDKTRELVTTLATLQKGTLDAMKEQMQMTTNTFDKTLTTMNEHMTEQAQWHRDHMKQMGEQMANTNKMHADTIQKMQAAMAAQDTRQAQTLQAMNSSMAQSAAAHEQTMRRMQEEMARRNNSDCVIS